Proteins encoded in a region of the Sphingomonas japonica genome:
- a CDS encoding BamA/TamA family outer membrane protein — translation MLLASVSAFPYAASAQQSVSADVPQATTSTGETPDAAVPQVDPIVPEPEFDAALPALSDDPNAPLEPMADFETPAAPLPQQPGTPATAQDGTVVVPATPTAQDSELAQPLVPLDQFDVTPATELAEGEDPDAIEIKYTTVVTGLEELGLDGQFEALSALEEGDGEADNAVMVSARAREDEQLAIRLMRSLGYYDATATSVVEQNPANSGNLRAVITATPGEQYKLGSIMVKAEPTVPAGLIDRELPLAVGDPIEAERVQGAEANVALKLPQQGYPFAEVGQRDILLDETSFRGDYTLPVTTGPRASFGGYTTEGDLAFDAEHVGVLARFDRDELYDNRKVDDLREALVATGLFSTVSVEPKRTGQPGPDGTEYVDLLVRQDAGPPRTLAAEAGYGTGQGVRIEGTWTHRNLFPPEGALIGNVIAGTQEQGLGVTFRRSNAGRRDRTVSLLASANRSDYEAFEAFTGTVAGRISYDSTPIWQKRFTYYYGFELVGTNEDRFDFDLGERVRDTYFIGALPLFAGFDTSDDLLNPTKGFRLKLNLSPETSIQGGAGFYARTMVEATGYFPITDSIVLAGRARAGSIAGIDRDDLAPSRRYYAGGGGSVRGFGFQELGPRTEEPNPDFDPTDPEEEDAPTIFRPVGGRSLNEFAIEARYRFGNFGIVPFLDAGQVYDSSLPKGKDLRFGAGIGGRFYTNFGPLRVDVATPINRQEGESLIALYISIGQAF, via the coding sequence TTGTTGCTGGCCTCCGTGTCGGCTTTCCCATACGCGGCTTCCGCCCAGCAGTCGGTGTCGGCGGATGTGCCGCAAGCGACGACGTCGACGGGCGAAACGCCGGATGCCGCGGTGCCGCAGGTCGATCCGATCGTTCCCGAACCCGAATTCGACGCCGCGCTTCCCGCGCTCAGCGACGATCCGAACGCCCCGCTCGAGCCGATGGCCGATTTCGAGACCCCGGCCGCGCCGTTGCCGCAGCAACCCGGCACCCCGGCGACCGCGCAGGACGGGACGGTTGTGGTACCGGCGACACCGACCGCGCAGGACAGCGAGCTGGCCCAGCCGCTGGTGCCGCTCGATCAGTTCGACGTGACACCGGCAACCGAACTCGCCGAGGGCGAGGACCCCGATGCCATCGAGATCAAATACACCACCGTGGTCACGGGGCTGGAGGAACTGGGCCTCGACGGCCAGTTCGAGGCGCTGTCCGCGCTAGAAGAAGGGGACGGCGAAGCGGACAATGCCGTGATGGTTTCCGCGCGGGCGCGCGAAGACGAGCAGCTTGCGATCCGGCTGATGCGGTCGCTTGGCTATTACGACGCGACCGCCACCTCGGTCGTCGAGCAGAATCCGGCCAATTCGGGCAATCTGCGCGCGGTGATCACCGCCACGCCCGGCGAGCAGTACAAGCTCGGCTCGATCATGGTGAAGGCCGAGCCGACCGTACCTGCCGGGCTGATCGATCGCGAGCTGCCGCTTGCGGTCGGCGATCCGATCGAGGCCGAACGGGTGCAGGGCGCCGAAGCCAATGTCGCACTCAAGCTGCCGCAGCAGGGCTATCCGTTCGCCGAGGTCGGTCAGCGTGACATCCTGCTCGACGAGACCAGCTTCCGGGGTGACTACACCTTGCCGGTGACGACGGGGCCGCGCGCCTCCTTCGGCGGCTATACCACCGAAGGCGATCTGGCGTTCGATGCCGAGCATGTCGGCGTCCTTGCCCGGTTCGACCGCGACGAGCTGTACGACAATCGCAAGGTCGACGACCTGCGCGAGGCGCTGGTCGCCACCGGGCTGTTCTCGACGGTGTCGGTCGAACCGAAGCGGACCGGGCAGCCCGGGCCGGACGGCACCGAATATGTCGACCTGCTGGTGCGGCAGGACGCCGGGCCGCCGCGCACGCTGGCCGCCGAAGCGGGCTATGGCACGGGGCAGGGGGTGCGGATCGAGGGGACGTGGACGCATCGCAACCTGTTCCCGCCCGAAGGCGCGCTGATCGGCAACGTCATCGCCGGCACCCAGGAGCAGGGACTGGGGGTCACCTTCCGCCGCTCGAACGCAGGGCGCCGAGACCGTACCGTATCGCTGCTGGCGAGCGCAAACCGGTCGGACTACGAAGCGTTCGAAGCATTCACCGGTACCGTTGCCGGCCGCATCTCGTATGACTCGACGCCGATCTGGCAGAAGCGCTTCACCTATTATTATGGCTTCGAACTAGTCGGGACCAATGAAGATCGCTTCGATTTCGACTTGGGCGAGCGTGTCCGCGACACCTATTTCATCGGCGCGCTGCCGTTGTTCGCCGGGTTCGACACGTCGGACGACCTGCTCAATCCGACCAAGGGCTTCCGCCTCAAGCTCAACCTCAGCCCCGAAACCTCGATCCAGGGCGGCGCCGGCTTCTATGCGCGCACGATGGTCGAGGCGACCGGATATTTCCCGATCACCGACAGCATCGTGCTGGCCGGACGCGCACGCGCCGGATCGATCGCAGGGATCGATCGCGACGACCTCGCGCCGTCGCGGCGCTATTATGCGGGTGGCGGCGGATCGGTGCGTGGGTTCGGCTTCCAGGAACTGGGGCCGCGCACCGAAGAGCCCAATCCAGATTTCGACCCGACCGATCCAGAGGAGGAGGATGCGCCGACGATCTTCCGGCCGGTCGGCGGGCGCAGCCTCAACGAGTTCGCGATCGAGGCGCGCTATCGCTTCGGTAATTTCGGGATCGTGCCGTTCCTCGACGCCGGACAGGTCTATGACTCATCGCTGCCCAAGGGCAAGGACCTGCGCTTCGGTGCGGGGATCGGCGGACGCTTCTATACCAATTTCGGGCCGCTTCGCGTCGACGTCGCCACGCCGATCAACCGTCAGGAAGGCGAATCGCTGATCGCCTTGTACATCTCGATCGGGCAGGCATTCTGA
- a CDS encoding flavin-containing monooxygenase: protein MATEHFDVVIVGAGISGIGAGYHLKTRAPDRSYAIFEGRGAIGGTWDLFRYPGVRSDSDMFTLGYRFKPWTGAKSITDGASILEYLGEAARENGIDRHIRFRHRIVAADWSTLDATWTVTVEHEGRRSQVTCSFLYMCTGYYNYAKGYTPDFAGSDSFAGTIVHPQFWPEALDYAGKRVVVIGSGATAVTLIPELAKSAVHVTMLQRSPSYVVALPSEDAMARVLRRILPARAAYHAIRWRNVGIGLISFNFMRRKPAKAKQRLIGWVRDRLNPGYDVATHFTPSYNPWDQRLCVVPDGDLFDAINAGRAAVVTDRIARFVPEGIALESGDTLAADIVVTATGLDLQLMSDIPLTVDGARVDASQSINYKGMMFSDIPNLALSFGYTNASWTLKADLTAGYVARLLNTMRARGMRQVTPRVTGMIAAEPFLDFSSGYVERGISRFPRQGDKAPWRVHQNYARDMMALRFGSIDEDMEFSNPAPNNRARFAA from the coding sequence ATGGCGACCGAGCATTTCGACGTGGTGATCGTGGGCGCGGGGATCAGCGGGATCGGCGCCGGCTATCATCTCAAGACCCGCGCGCCCGATCGCAGCTATGCGATCTTCGAGGGGCGCGGCGCGATTGGCGGCACCTGGGACCTGTTTCGCTATCCCGGTGTGCGGTCCGATTCGGACATGTTCACGCTGGGCTATCGCTTCAAGCCGTGGACCGGCGCCAAGTCGATCACCGACGGCGCTTCGATCCTCGAGTATCTTGGCGAAGCGGCGCGCGAGAACGGGATCGATCGCCACATCCGCTTCCGCCACCGCATCGTCGCTGCCGATTGGTCGACCCTGGACGCGACATGGACCGTGACGGTCGAGCACGAGGGCAGGCGATCGCAGGTGACGTGCAGCTTCCTCTACATGTGCACCGGCTATTATAATTACGCCAAGGGCTACACGCCCGACTTCGCCGGCAGCGACAGCTTTGCCGGTACCATCGTCCATCCCCAGTTCTGGCCCGAAGCGCTCGACTATGCGGGCAAGCGCGTGGTCGTCATCGGCAGCGGCGCGACGGCGGTGACGCTGATCCCCGAACTGGCGAAATCGGCGGTGCACGTGACGATGCTGCAGCGCTCGCCAAGCTATGTCGTCGCGCTGCCGTCCGAGGATGCGATGGCAAGGGTGCTGCGACGCATCCTGCCCGCGCGCGCCGCCTATCACGCGATCCGCTGGCGCAATGTCGGCATCGGGCTGATCTCGTTCAACTTCATGCGCCGCAAGCCGGCCAAGGCGAAACAGCGGCTGATCGGCTGGGTACGCGATCGGCTGAACCCGGGCTATGATGTCGCCACGCATTTCACGCCGTCGTACAATCCTTGGGATCAGCGGCTGTGCGTCGTGCCCGACGGCGATCTGTTCGACGCGATCAATGCCGGTCGCGCCGCGGTCGTCACCGATCGCATCGCGCGGTTCGTGCCGGAGGGCATCGCGCTCGAATCGGGGGACACGCTTGCCGCCGACATCGTCGTCACCGCCACGGGTCTCGACCTGCAGTTGATGAGCGACATCCCGCTCACCGTGGACGGGGCTCGCGTCGATGCATCGCAATCGATCAACTACAAGGGGATGATGTTCTCCGACATCCCCAATCTCGCTTTGTCGTTCGGCTATACCAACGCCTCTTGGACGCTGAAGGCCGACCTCACCGCCGGCTATGTCGCGCGGCTGCTCAACACGATGCGTGCGCGCGGGATGCGCCAGGTGACGCCGCGAGTCACCGGCATGATCGCCGCCGAGCCATTTCTCGATTTCTCCTCAGGTTATGTCGAACGCGGGATTTCCCGGTTCCCGCGGCAGGGCGACAAGGCGCCGTGGCGCGTGCACCAGAATTACGCGCGCGACATGATGGCGCTCCGCTTTGGATCGATCGACGAGGACATGGAGTTCTCCAACCCCGCACCGAATAATCGAGCGCGTTTCGCTGCCTAG
- a CDS encoding translocation/assembly module TamB domain-containing protein produces MAEDMVPEMTETHVAIKPPVWQRIVKWLGIVIGGLAILLLLIVLGINTGPGRRLVADQIAGYTTASGLNVRVGRIEGSLYGAMTLRDVRVSDPKGVFLTSPSLAVDWRPFAFASNHVDVRSLTSPLVRYARNPELIPQPSDPDAPLLPDLDIDVNRFAIDRIELGEAVAGQRYIARIAGEAHIADRRARIVANAATIAGAGVAGGDRMTVRLDAVPDDDKLDIDLKLNAPVGGLIGSMAKLEAPLFVTIDGAGSWSRWQGRLAGTLGGADLANLAISARDGAFQVRGRAQPGLYLQGPVERLTAPYLQVALDATMLEQRRVDTRLRLRSDAFALATQGLLDLGNSRFGNFRVEALLLTPGAIAENLTGRSVRAAVALDGAFATPTVDYKVQAASIGFGETVVEQLFAEGRATVDADRILVPINARAARVGGLNEAVGGLLTNVSINGDLAYSGDQILSDNLRIRSDRVDATAIVVADLGSGRYTGALKGRVNDYEVASIGILDVTTDADLYTAPGGGFGIRGRIVAQTSQLFNDGIRNFLGGNATTAVNLAMGPDGIITFDNLRLNAPLFRVTGGSGRYDPAGPLLVNANAVSDAYGPLSARVTGSLLAPVVLVRAPRPGVGVGLVDLEALIRGQGDAYAIRATGGTDYGPFNANVVLRTAPRLTADIRDTRFAGINFNGRIQASDAGPFTGALDFAGSGVAGNARLGGQGRFQTVAVDARASNARIPGDMGITIGRALLTGSAVLYDDAPAVVFDAQVANFRQGEFVVTKARAKGDYRGGSGSVQALAEGSSGVPFRVAANARLSPQQILVALSGEGNGIDFRTQNPARIAIADGEYRLAPTRIVFDQGSARIAGSYGSGITLQTRLDSLDLQLLNALSPGLGVDGTASGSLDFAQAAGAVFPTADAKLNIAGFTRSSLATVSEPVNIAFNGRLDTSGGEARALVRRRGTTVGRMVATLRPPGAGGSWSERLLSAPLDGGIRYNGPSSVLFSLAGLADQQLSGPIGIAADFGGRLSRPQLAGVIRANALTYDNESFGTRLSAMRINGRFTNDRFELTELTARAGDGTVKAQGTVGFAADSGFPVDIRATLDNARLARSDMLGATATGTVRVTNGADGGLIEGDIRIPEARYQIIRQGAAEVPELSGIRRKSDAVQTQEQRAAAAAGPPGLFRLAIRLRADEKLYVSGMGLESEWDADLRVGGTSAAPTIAGRIEAVRGTYSFAGKRFELDRGIVDFSGTPDYTNPTINIAASTTAEGITAIIQVTGTAQRPQLSFTSTPALAQDEVLARLLFGSSVTNLSATEAIQLAAALNSLRGSGGGLNPLGELRQAAGIDRLRILGADEAGGRGTALAAGQYLTDDIYVEIITDARGFTATQLEVALSKALSLLSQTGSFGGSSVNLRYSKDY; encoded by the coding sequence ATGGCCGAAGACATGGTGCCCGAGATGACCGAAACGCACGTGGCGATCAAGCCGCCCGTGTGGCAGCGGATCGTCAAATGGCTCGGCATCGTCATCGGTGGGCTGGCGATCCTGCTGCTGCTGATCGTGCTGGGGATCAACACCGGCCCCGGGCGCCGCCTCGTCGCCGACCAGATCGCGGGGTACACCACCGCGTCGGGGCTCAATGTCCGGGTCGGCCGTATCGAAGGCTCGCTATACGGCGCGATGACGCTGCGCGACGTGCGCGTCAGCGATCCCAAGGGCGTCTTCCTGACCTCGCCAAGCCTCGCGGTCGATTGGCGGCCGTTTGCGTTCGCCAGCAATCATGTCGATGTCCGCTCGCTGACCAGCCCGCTGGTGCGCTATGCGCGCAATCCCGAACTGATCCCGCAGCCGAGCGATCCCGACGCGCCGCTGCTTCCCGACCTCGACATCGACGTCAACCGGTTCGCGATCGACCGTATCGAACTGGGCGAAGCGGTTGCCGGACAGCGCTATATCGCGCGGATCGCGGGCGAAGCGCATATCGCCGACCGTCGCGCGCGGATCGTCGCCAACGCCGCGACGATCGCCGGAGCAGGGGTCGCGGGTGGCGACCGCATGACCGTGCGGCTCGACGCGGTGCCCGACGACGACAAGCTCGACATCGACCTCAAGCTCAATGCGCCCGTTGGCGGCCTGATCGGCAGCATGGCGAAACTGGAGGCGCCGCTGTTCGTGACCATCGACGGCGCGGGCAGCTGGTCACGCTGGCAGGGGCGGCTGGCAGGCACGCTCGGCGGCGCGGACCTTGCCAACCTCGCGATCTCAGCGCGCGACGGTGCGTTCCAGGTGCGCGGACGCGCGCAGCCCGGGCTGTACCTGCAAGGGCCGGTTGAGCGGCTGACGGCTCCCTATCTGCAGGTCGCGCTCGACGCGACCATGCTCGAACAGCGCCGCGTCGATACCCGGCTGCGGCTGCGCTCCGACGCGTTCGCGCTGGCGACGCAGGGGCTGCTCGATCTCGGCAACAGCCGCTTCGGCAATTTCCGGGTAGAGGCGCTGCTGCTTACCCCCGGCGCGATCGCCGAGAATTTGACAGGGCGTTCGGTGCGGGCGGCGGTGGCGCTCGATGGCGCCTTCGCGACGCCGACCGTCGACTATAAGGTGCAGGCAGCGTCGATCGGCTTTGGCGAGACCGTCGTCGAGCAGCTGTTCGCCGAAGGGCGCGCGACGGTCGATGCCGATCGTATCCTCGTGCCGATCAACGCCCGCGCCGCGCGCGTCGGCGGGCTCAACGAGGCGGTCGGCGGGCTGCTGACCAACGTATCGATCAACGGCGACCTTGCCTATTCGGGCGATCAAATCCTGTCGGACAACCTGCGCATCCGTTCTGACCGGGTGGACGCGACGGCGATCGTCGTCGCCGACCTCGGCAGCGGGCGCTATACCGGCGCGCTGAAGGGCCGCGTCAACGATTATGAGGTGGCGTCGATCGGTATCCTCGACGTCACTACCGATGCCGACCTCTACACCGCGCCCGGCGGCGGCTTCGGCATTCGCGGCCGGATCGTCGCGCAGACGTCGCAGCTGTTCAACGACGGCATCCGCAACTTCCTGGGCGGTAACGCGACCACCGCGGTCAACCTGGCGATGGGACCGGACGGAATCATCACCTTCGACAATCTCCGGCTGAACGCGCCGTTATTTCGCGTGACGGGCGGATCGGGACGGTACGATCCGGCCGGACCGTTGCTGGTCAACGCCAATGCCGTGTCCGACGCCTATGGTCCGCTTTCGGCGCGCGTGACGGGATCGCTGTTGGCGCCGGTGGTGCTGGTGCGTGCACCGCGTCCCGGAGTAGGGGTTGGCCTCGTCGATCTCGAAGCACTGATCCGCGGGCAGGGTGATGCCTATGCCATCCGCGCCACCGGCGGCACCGATTACGGGCCGTTCAACGCCAATGTCGTTCTGCGCACCGCGCCCCGGCTGACGGCCGATATCCGCGACACCCGCTTTGCCGGAATCAATTTCAACGGCCGCATCCAGGCCAGCGACGCCGGGCCGTTCACCGGCGCGCTCGACTTTGCCGGATCGGGCGTCGCGGGCAATGCGCGGCTGGGCGGGCAGGGCCGTTTCCAGACCGTCGCGGTCGATGCGCGCGCCAGCAATGCGCGCATTCCCGGCGATATGGGCATCACCATCGGCCGCGCGCTACTGACCGGGTCAGCGGTGCTCTACGACGATGCGCCGGCCGTGGTGTTCGACGCGCAGGTCGCCAATTTCCGCCAGGGCGAGTTCGTCGTCACCAAGGCACGCGCCAAGGGCGACTATCGCGGCGGCAGCGGTTCCGTTCAGGCGCTTGCCGAAGGATCGTCGGGCGTGCCGTTCCGCGTCGCCGCCAATGCCCGGCTCAGCCCACAGCAGATCCTCGTCGCGCTGAGCGGCGAAGGCAATGGCATCGATTTCCGCACCCAGAACCCGGCGCGGATCGCGATCGCGGACGGCGAGTATCGCCTCGCGCCGACGCGGATCGTGTTCGATCAGGGATCGGCGCGGATCGCCGGCAGCTATGGCAGCGGCATCACGCTGCAGACCCGGCTCGACAGCCTCGATCTGCAACTGCTCAACGCGCTGTCGCCCGGGCTGGGAGTGGACGGGACGGCGAGCGGCAGCCTCGATTTCGCGCAGGCGGCGGGCGCGGTTTTCCCGACCGCGGATGCGAAGCTCAACATCGCCGGCTTTACCCGTTCCAGCCTCGCCACCGTGTCGGAGCCGGTCAACATTGCCTTCAACGGCCGGCTCGACACGTCGGGTGGCGAGGCGCGCGCGCTGGTCCGCCGCCGTGGTACCACCGTGGGAAGGATGGTCGCGACGCTGCGTCCGCCGGGGGCGGGTGGCTCCTGGAGCGAACGCCTGCTTTCCGCGCCGCTCGACGGCGGAATCCGCTATAATGGTCCGTCGAGCGTGCTGTTCTCGCTGGCCGGGCTCGCCGATCAGCAATTGTCGGGACCGATCGGCATCGCCGCCGATTTCGGCGGTCGTCTCAGCCGTCCGCAGCTGGCCGGCGTCATCCGCGCCAATGCGCTGACCTATGACAATGAAAGCTTCGGAACGCGGCTGTCGGCGATGCGGATCAACGGCCGTTTCACCAATGATCGCTTCGAGCTGACCGAACTCACCGCGCGCGCGGGCGATGGCACGGTCAAGGCGCAGGGAACGGTGGGCTTCGCCGCCGACAGCGGTTTTCCGGTCGATATCCGCGCCACGCTCGACAATGCCCGGCTGGCACGCAGCGACATGCTTGGCGCAACCGCGACCGGCACGGTGCGCGTCACGAACGGCGCGGACGGCGGACTGATCGAAGGCGATATCCGGATTCCCGAAGCGCGCTATCAGATCATCCGCCAGGGAGCAGCTGAAGTTCCCGAGCTCTCCGGCATCCGCCGCAAGAGCGATGCCGTGCAGACCCAGGAGCAGCGTGCCGCTGCCGCCGCCGGGCCGCCAGGGCTGTTCCGCCTCGCGATCCGGCTCCGCGCCGACGAGAAGCTGTACGTGTCCGGAATGGGACTCGAATCCGAATGGGATGCCGATCTGCGCGTCGGCGGCACCTCGGCCGCGCCGACCATCGCCGGCCGCATCGAAGCGGTGCGCGGCACCTATTCGTTCGCAGGCAAGCGGTTCGAACTCGATCGCGGCATCGTCGATTTCTCCGGCACGCCCGATTACACCAATCCGACGATCAACATCGCCGCCAGCACCACTGCGGAAGGTATCACCGCGATCATCCAGGTGACCGGTACGGCGCAGCGTCCGCAGCTCAGCTTCACCTCGACCCCCGCGCTCGCGCAGGACGAAGTGCTCGCGCGGTTGTTGTTCGGCAGCTCGGTCACCAATCTGTCGGCGACCGAGGCGATCCAGCTCGCGGCAGCACTCAATTCGCTGCGCGGGTCCGGGGGCGGGCTCAATCCGCTGGGCGAGCTGCGCCAGGCGGCGGGCATCGACCGGCTGCGCATCCTGGGCGCTGACGAAGCGGGGGGCCGCGGCACGGCGCTGGCAGCGGGCCAGTATCTGACCGACGACATCTATGTCGAGATCATCACCGACGCTCGCGGCTTCACCGCGACCCAGCTGGAAGTGGCATTGTCGAAGGCGCTGAGCCTGTTGTCGCAGACCGGATCGTTCGGCGGGTCGAGCGTCAATCTGCGCTACTCGAAGGACTATTGA